The nucleotide sequence GCTGATCAGCGCCCTAAACGCCATGCACAAATCGCTGAACGCATTTTACTGGAGTGTATTAAGGCTGTTTGTTTTCACCATACCGGCGGCCTGGATTGGCAGCGAACTGTATGAAGTGCAGGGGTTGTTTGTGGGGATTGCGGTTGGGAACATTGTAGGGGGAGGGCTTGGGTATTTTTATGCTTTGAAGCTTAGGGTGGAAAATTGCTAGGTTGCAGGTTGCAGGCTGACTCTTATACACAAGTTTAAGGAGCCAAAGAATGCTCCTCCCCTTAGTCTCGAAAGGCCGGATTTTCGAAGAAGTAACATCGAAGGGGAGGCTGGGAGGGGTTGTTTCTCATGGGTTTAAGTTTTGGTGGTTTAACCATGCATAGCATAATCAACCCCCTCTAACTCCCCCTTCTATTAGCTTTATCAACCAGTTAGGCCTTTCGCTCAAGGGGGAGAACCATTCTCTGGTCACTTTAATATTTGTGTATAAGAGTCAGGGTTACAGGTTATTTTGGAGATACGTACTTTACCTGTTACCTGTAGGACGAAGTCCGCGCCTGTAGCCTGTCGCCTTCAATTAAATCCCACTCCCATCAACCAGCGGTTCAGACTTACCATTAAATCGCTGGTCCATATCTTCTGAAGGCTTGTCTGAAGTTGGTCGGCCTACTATTTTCGCTGGAACACCAGCTACCGTAGTATGTTCCGGAACGGCCTGAAGAACCACTGAACCGGAGCCGATTTTGGCGCCAACGCCCACTTCGATATTACCCAGGATCTTAGAGCCAGCACCTATCATAACACCCTCGCGGATCTTCGGATGTCGGTCGCCACACTCTTTACCTGTACCACCCAGGGTTACGTTTTGCAGAATGGACACATCATCTTCTACGACCGCGGTTTCACCGATAACAATACCGGTTGCGTGGTCAAGCATGATGCCTTTACCGATGCGTGCAGCCGGGTGCGCATCTACCTGACAGGCAACGGAAATCTGATTCTGAAGGTAAGTTGCCAATGCAATACGTCCCTGCTTCCACAGATAGTTTGATACCCGGTAGCCCTGAAGCGCATGATAGCCTTTCAGGTAAAGCAGAGGGGTTGAGTACAGACCAACAGCCGGGTCACGGCTTACTGTTGCACAGATATCACAGGCAGCAGACTCGGTAATAGCAGGGTCATTGGCAAAGGCCTCTTCAACCACTTCCCGCACCGCCATTGCCGGCATGGATGCTGTCTTTAGCTTATTGGCAAGAATATAACTCAGTGCAGCGCCAAGGCTGTCATGCTTGATAATGGTGGCATGATAAAAACTCGCCAGCATAGGCTCCTGCTCAGCCTGCTCACGAGCTTCTTTTACAATTCTGCGCCATACATTGCACGGTTTACATTGTCCCATCTGTACTAACCTTTGTTTCTTTGTCTGCCTTCCGGTTTGCCATACCCACTTTCAGAGGGTCAGTAGATAGATATCGATAAGCAGACCGTCCTCGCCATGGATGGCGAGATCGAGCTACATGGATGTATTTATGCGTGTCTGTGTTCGATATCTGTCTGCTGGCCCGGACCGGGTCCCGTTATTAGTCTTCAGTCTTCTTATCCCGTGCAAGCAAGTCTCTTGCAGCAAGGCTGGCATCTTTACCCTGATATAACACCTGATAAATCTGGTCAACGATTGGCATTTCAACGCCCATACGCTGAGCCAGCATCCACACCTCTTTGGTGTTCCGGTAGCCTTCAACCACCTGACCAATTTCATCCTGTGCTACTTGTACATCTTTTCCCTGGCCAAGGGCAAGACCAAATCTTCTGTTACGCGACTGGTTATCGGTACAGGTCAGTACCAGATCTCCGAGTCCTGCCATACCCATAAAGGTCTCTGAGTGTGCACCTAATGCAGCACCAAGTCGCGACATCTCGGCCAGACCACGGGTAATCAACGCCGTTCTGGCGTTGGCACCAAAACCGATACCATCTGACATACCGGCACCAATCGCGATCACATTCTTAACCGCGCCGCCCAACTGCATGCCTGTGAAATCATGGTTGGCATACACGCGGAAGCTTTTGCTGCAGTGGATTTTTCCCTGCAGATCTTTAAGAAATTCACCATCTGGTGAAGCCACTGCAATTGCCGTCGGCATCCCCATTGCCAGCTCTTTGGCAAAGGTCGGCCCGGACAGCACCGCAAGCGGATACTTATCACCGATACAGTCGTAAGCTACATCCTGCAACAGACGGCCGGTTTCCGGCTCAAGCCCTTTGGTGGCCCAGCAGATACGGCTGTCCTCTCTCAGGAGAGGCTTTAGCGTATTCATTACGATACCAAACACATGGCTTGGCACCACAACCAGAATATCCCGGCTCGCTTTTACGGCTTTCTCAACATCTGATTCCACAATCAGGTTATCCGGAAAATCGACCCCCGGCAGAAACTCATTGTTACAGCGGTCAGCTTCCAGCCTCGCCATATGATCTTCTTCATGCCCCCAGATAACAACATTCGAGCCATTGCGCGCCAGAGATATTGCCAGAGATGTACCATATGAACCGGCACCAATCACCGTCATTTCAATCTCTTTTCCGTAGATTTCGTTACCGTCCGAACCTGTCATAGCCTTTCCTGATAGAGAGAAAAAAAATGCACATCGCACCAATTATAGATGCTCTGTGCATATATTAAGACTACATATAAAGTAGCCTTCAGCTAAATCTTTGCGATTAAGCGTCTGCTGCTTCTTCGCCTTCCTGAGCTGCCTGGTTTTGCAGGTAGTTCATGAACAGAGCATCGAAGTTAACTGGCGCAAGGTTCAGTTGAGGGAATGTACCCTTAACAACCAGGCTTGAAATAGTTTCACGAGCATAAGGGAACAGGATGTTCGGGCAGAATGCACCCAGGCAGTGTGCCAGCTGGCCTGCTTCCATTTGCTCTGCAGTGAAGATACCAGCTTGCTGAACTTCACACAGGAATGCTGTCTCTTCTTCGTTCTTAACTGTTACAGTCAGACGAAGAACCACTTCATACACGTTCTCACCCAGTTCACGGCTCTGAGTATCAAGATCCAGCTTCACATCTGGGTTCCACTCTTTCTGGAACATTTCTGGAGAGTTAGGAGTTTCAAAAGAAACGTCCTTTAGGTAGATACGCTGAATTGTGAAGTTCTGTTGGGTATCTTGAGGTGCTGCTTCAGCCATTTTGTAATCCTTAAATCTTTATATATACGATATTGGTTGCGCCGAGTGGCGCTGGAGTTTACTTCTTCTTGTTACCGCGAACTAACGGCATTTTTGCGTCTGACCATGACATCAGGCCGCCTTTAAGCAAGTAAACTTTTTCAAATTCTGCTTTAGCAAGCAGGTTTGCGCTCTCGTGAGCAGCCGTTCCTGACTTACATATCACAATGATTGGGTTAGCTTTGTGTTTTTCAAGGTCACCGAATGAGCCAGATTTAATATCTGCCGGTAAAACGTGAACTGAGCCTGCAATATGACCCTGCTTGAATTCATCCTTGGTACGAATATCAACCACTACACCATCTTCTTTATTAATAAAGTGAGTTAGTTCTGGTGAGGTAATCTCTTTGTAGCCAGCTGTTTTTGTTTTCACTATGTTTAAAACTAATGCAACAGCCAGACCCACCCAAAGAACGGATAGCATCATGTTGCCCTGAAAAAAGTCGATGTACTCTTGCATGTCCTGCACTCTTACTTATTTTTGCCCGGGCACTGTGCCCTAAGTCTGTCGAAGCAGTGAGTATAACGAGGAAGGAAGTATGATGCGAGTGGCGAAAGCAATTCTTAATAATAAATGGGAATGCGATCTTTGAAAGTTCACCTTCTCTATGGATTTAATTGGTAAAATGTTCTTTATTTGTTGAGAATTATTCGCAACAATATCCCATATAGGTCAGTTTCTGACTACACTTGTAGCTGTAATTTGTAACCGAGCAACAACGGATACCGATCATAATTTGATCTTACCCTACAGTTTTACCCTAAAAGTGTAGTAAAGTTACGCTAATTTTATTTTTGAAGTTAATTGGAATTTAACGAGGTTAATACTATGTCAGCTAAGAAGCCAATGGCTCTAGTGATTCTTGACGGCTGGGGACACCGTGAAGATACCGCAAACAATGCAGTTGCAAACGCAAACACTCCTGTACTGGACAACCTGTTTGCTACCCAGCCAAACACTCTGATTTCTGCTTCTGGCATGGATGTTGGCCTTCCTGACGGTCAGATGGGTAACTCAGAAGTTGGTCACACTAACATTGGTGCCGGCCGAGTGGTTTACCAGGACCTTACCCGTATCACTAAATCTATTGCTGACGGTGAGTTCGAGCAGACCCCTGCGCTTGTTGAAGCAATGGACAAAGCTATCAAAGCTGGTAAAGCTGTTCACCTTATGGGTCTTATGTCTCCGGGCGGCGTACACAGCCACGAAGACCACATCTACGCTGCAGTTGAAATGGCAGCTCACCGTGGCGCTGAAAAAATCTACCTGCACTGCTTCCTTGACGGACGTGATACTCCGCCACGTAGCGCTGAAGGTTCACTGAAGCGTTTTGACGAGCTTTTCGCTAAGCTTGGCAAAGGCCGTGTTGCTTCTATCGTTGGCCGTTACTACGCTATGGACCGTGACAACAACTGGGATCGCGTAGAAAAAGCTTACGAACTTCTTACTGAAGAAAAAGCAGACTTCACTTTCGATTCAGCAGTTGCTGCTCTTGAAGCTGCATACGCTCGTGAAGAAAACGATGAATTTGTTAAACCAACGGCTATCAAGTCAGAAGGCCAGGAATCTGCAGCTATCGAAGATGGCGACGCAGTAATCTTTATGAACTACCGTGCTGACCGTGCTCGTCAGATCACTCGTTCATTCGTTCCTGCATTCGACGGTTTCGAACGTGCTAAATTCCCTGCGATTGAGTTTGTAATGCTGACTCAGTACGCAGCAGATATCCCTCTGGCTATCGCATTCCCACCAGCGTCTCTGGACAACACTTACGGTGAGTGGCTGTCAAAGGCTGGCAAGACTCAGCTACGTATCTCTGAAACTGAGAAGTACGCTCACGTTACTTTCTTCTTCAACGGCGGTGTTGAATCAGAATTTGAAGGCGAAGAGCGCTCTCTTGTTGCTTCTCCAAAAGTGGCAACTTACGACCTTCAGCCTGAAATGAGCTCTGAAGAACTGACTGAGAAGCTGGTTGCGGCTATCAAGTCTGGCAAGTACGACGTTATCATCTGTAACTACCCTAACCCGGACATGGTTGGTCACACTGGCGTTTACGAAGCAGCTGAAAAAGCACTTGAAGCTGTTGACGCATGTGTTGGTAAAGTTGTTGAAGCTATCAAAGAAGCTGATGGCCAGATGCTGCTTACAGCTGACCACGGTAACGCAGAAATGATGGTAGACCCTGAAACAGGCGGTACTCACACTGCTCACACTAACCTTCCTGTACCACTAATCTACGTTGGTAACAAAGAAGTTGAGTTTGTTAAAGGCGGTAAACTGTCTGACCTGGCACCAACAATGCTAAGCCTGACAGAGATGGAAATTCCTGCTGAAATGACTGGTCAGGTACTGGTTAAGTAAGTTACGGCTTATTCAGATAGTTAACAACGCCAGCGTTTTCAAAACGCTGGCGTTTTTTTATCTGCTATTTTGGGTATACTGACTATCCGGGTTGGATAAGGTACTTGAGATACGCGAAGGATGACGCTTTTAAAATCAACAGCTTTCAGACATTTCTTCAGGAAACGACTCTCTGTTATTAGCTGTCTGTTTCTTTTCTGTTTTTCTCTGAGCACCTCTGCCAGTCAGGAAGAGCTCTCCGGGGTAAAAAGTGAGATATCCCGGCAAAAGAGCAGTTTGTCTTCCCAGCAAAAAGAGCTGAACGGCCTGCAAAAGGATCTGAAAAAGCACGAACTCTCCATCTCAAAGCTGGGCCAGGAAATAAAGAAGACCCAGGCCAAACTCAATAAAGCCAATAAGAATCTCAGCAAGTTCAACGGGCAAAAAGCAAAACTGGAAGCGCAGAAGGCCACTCAGACTGAAACCCTGGAAAAGCTGATCACCACCTATTACATCACCAAACGCCAGAACGAAGCCAAAGCACTGCTGGAATCAGAAAACGGTGAAGAAGAAGCTCGTATCAGTCAGTACTTCCAGCACCTTGCCCAGGCCAGAGCCAAGGCCATTGCAGAACTAGATAAAACCAGTAAACAGCTTGCGGATAAAAACCGCCAGCTTATCAACGAAAAAAACCAGATTGCTGATCTGCTTGCCCAGCAGACAAAAAAAAGAGACCAACTGACCAAAACCCAGAAGCAGCGTAAAGGCACGGTTGGTAAGATCCGCAAAAACATCTCAAGCAATAAGAACTATCTGGCCGAACTACAAAGAAACGAAACCCGCCTGAAATCCGAGATCGCCAAAGCTGCAAAACGAAGCGCTGTTCCTATGGACGGACTAAGCAGACAAAAAGGCAAACTGCCATGGCCACTTAAAGGCAAAATTCTGCACAGCTACGGCTCAAGACAGAGCGGCCAGGTGAACTGGAAAGGTATGGTAATCGACGCCTACTACGACCAGCCGGTGAAAGCGGTCTACTCAGGCACGGTCGTCTTTGCTGAATACCTCAGAGGATACGGCCTGGTGGTACTTCTGGACCACGGTAAGGGCGATATGACGCTTTACGGTTTTAACCAGACGCTGCTTAAAGTGGAAGGGGATAAGGTGAAAGCAGGTGAGACTATTGCGCTGGCCGGGGATACGGGGGGGCAGCCTGAGGCTTCGCTTTATTTTGAGGTTCGGAGGAATAGTAAGACGCAGAATCCTAGGAAATGGCTTACAAGATAAGGGCCCTGGGTTTCTCGGCCCTGGGCCCTGGGAAAAGACAATATTTGCGCTTCTGAAGGCTTATAACTCCGGAACAACTGAAGCTCCGACATCTAAACCTAGGGCCCTATAACCCAGGGCCCAGGGCCAAATATCAACCTTCCATATACCCATTAGGCATCTCAATCCGAGCCGCTCCCGACTCAACCGCTGCCAGCGCAACTGCCTTCGCTACGCGAGGAAGCAGGCGTGGGTCCATTGGTTTTGGAATGATGTAGTCATTGCCGAATTCAAGCTCAGAAACACCAGCAGCCTTCTTGACTTCCTCCGGTACCGGCTCTTTTGCCAGTTGGCGGATCGCTTCTACTGCTGCCAGTTTCATCTCGATGTTGATTTCACGGGCACGTACATCAAGCGCTCCACGGAAGATGAACGGGAAGCAGATAACGTTGTTTACCTGGTTCGGGTAGTCTGAACGGCCGGTGCCCATGATCAGGTCATCACGAACCTGGTGTGCCAGCTCTGGCTTGATTTCTGGATCAGGGTTTGAACATGCAAATACTACCGGCTTGTCAGCCATTAGCTTAAGCGCTTCTGGTGGTAGCAGATCCGGGCCTGATACGCCAAGGAACAGATCAGCACCGGTAATTACGTCTTCCAGTGTTCTCTTGTCCGTGTTGTTTGCGAAGTGCTTCTTGTGCTCTGTCAGTTCTTCACGGCGAGTGTGGATGACGCCTTTGCGGTCCAGCATATAGATCTTTTCACGCTGAGCACCACACTTGATAAGCAGTTCCATACAGGCAACCGCAGCAGCACCTGCGCCAAGACAAACGATGGTTGACTCAGAAAGCTGTTTGCCCTGAAGTTCAATCGCATTCAGCATACCGGCAGCAGTTACAATCGCAGTACCGTGCTGATCATCATGGAATACAGGAATGTCACAGCGCTCAATCAGACGTTGCTCAATCTCAAAACACTCTGGCGCTTTAATATCTTCAAGGTTGATTCCGCCAAAGGTATCTGCAATGTTCGCTACCGTATCAACAAACTCGTCGATTGTGCGGTGCTTAACTTCAATATCAATCGAATCAAGACCAGCAAAGCGTTTGAAAAGCAGCGCCTTACCTTCCATTACCGGCTTAGAAGCCATTGGTCCCAGGTTACCCAGTCCAAGAATCGCCGTACCGTTTGAGATAACCGCAACCATGTTACCTTTAGCTGTGTACTTATAAACATTTTCAACATTCTGCGCGATTTCACGAACAGGCTCCGCCACACCAGGGCTGTAAGCAAGGGCAAGATCTTCAACAGAGTCTGCCGGCTTACTCAGCTCTACAGAGATCTTTCCCGGAGTCGGATAAGCGTGATAGTGAAGCGCCTGCTGGCGAAATGAGTCTTGGCGGTTATCTTCGGACATACTGGGGTTACCTTGAATTGAGGAATATATAAAAAGGGCTAAATTCTAAGCGATATTGTTGCAACTTCCTATACCTAAAACGACTAGAAATGCATTCACACCAATAATTTTTATTTATTTTATTCAGTAAACGGATATTTTAGTGCATAAACGAGAAAAGGACGCTAATGCGTCCTTTTCAGATTCGGTATTACTAGAAAAGTAATTACTTCTTGCTAGATAGTGCACCGAAACGCTTGTTGAAGCGATCAACACGACCACCAGTATCAACGATACGCTGCTTACCAGTGTAGAATGGGTGGCACTTGTCACATACGTCCAGGTGGATAGTTTCTTTACCTAGAGTAGAGTTGAACTCGAAAGTGTTACCGCAAGAGCAAGTAGCTGTTACAGCTTTGTATTCAGGGTGGATACCTGTTTTCATGGGAAAACCTCATAATAGGCCGTGTCGCCATCCGATTCTAAGCCGGACACCACACGTATAGTCAAAAATAATAGTACGGTTTATAGCCATACCGTCAAGGCGCAGTATAGTAAAGAATACTGCTCTCAGGATCAACCGATTTGATAGTTTTTTCACCAATTATTTTGCGTATTAGATAATTACCCGAATTGGTATAAACTATTCCGACCTGAATTGACCAAGTAAACCTCTTTTTATGCGTCCGACCATAGCCCGGGTAGCCCTTCCGGTCCCCCTGGATAAACAGTTTGATTACCTTATTCAGCCTTATCAGTTTCCGGTTGTTGGCGGCCGGGTATCTGTGCCTTTTGGCAGACAGACACTGGTAGGTGTAGTGACGGCTATGGTGCACAAATCTGATTTTCCTGAAAGCCAGCTAAAGGCGATAAAAGAGGTTATCGACCTGAGCCCCATCTGGTCAGACTCTCTTTACGGATTACTTACCTGGGCCAGTCAGTTTTATCAGTACCCTCTCGGGGATACCTTTTCCAACGCACTGCCTACCGCCCTAAGAAAAGGTAAAGCGGCCGAGTTTGCCTCCATTGTAGAGTGGCAGATCACTGAAGAGGGCAAAAACAGGCTAATGGCAGGACTTGGAAGAGCGGTTCAGCAAGCTAAAGTCCTGCACCTTCTTGAGTCCGGTCCGGTATCACATCAGGTTATGCTGGAAGAAGAAGTTTCTTCATCAGTATTGAAAACACTGGAAGAAAAAGGCTTTATCTCCTCTTCAGAGATAAAGCCAAAGGTCACACCATGGCCTGACAATGTGGAAACGGGT is from Vibrio sp. JC009 and encodes:
- a CDS encoding malic enzyme-like NAD(P)-binding protein, with product MSEDNRQDSFRQQALHYHAYPTPGKISVELSKPADSVEDLALAYSPGVAEPVREIAQNVENVYKYTAKGNMVAVISNGTAILGLGNLGPMASKPVMEGKALLFKRFAGLDSIDIEVKHRTIDEFVDTVANIADTFGGINLEDIKAPECFEIEQRLIERCDIPVFHDDQHGTAIVTAAGMLNAIELQGKQLSESTIVCLGAGAAAVACMELLIKCGAQREKIYMLDRKGVIHTRREELTEHKKHFANNTDKRTLEDVITGADLFLGVSGPDLLPPEALKLMADKPVVFACSNPDPEIKPELAHQVRDDLIMGTGRSDYPNQVNNVICFPFIFRGALDVRAREINIEMKLAAVEAIRQLAKEPVPEEVKKAAGVSELEFGNDYIIPKPMDPRLLPRVAKAVALAAVESGAARIEMPNGYMEG
- the secB gene encoding protein-export chaperone SecB, with translation MAEAAPQDTQQNFTIQRIYLKDVSFETPNSPEMFQKEWNPDVKLDLDTQSRELGENVYEVVLRLTVTVKNEEETAFLCEVQQAGIFTAEQMEAGQLAHCLGAFCPNILFPYARETISSLVVKGTFPQLNLAPVNFDALFMNYLQNQAAQEGEEAADA
- the gpsA gene encoding NAD(P)H-dependent glycerol-3-phosphate dehydrogenase, producing MTGSDGNEIYGKEIEMTVIGAGSYGTSLAISLARNGSNVVIWGHEEDHMARLEADRCNNEFLPGVDFPDNLIVESDVEKAVKASRDILVVVPSHVFGIVMNTLKPLLREDSRICWATKGLEPETGRLLQDVAYDCIGDKYPLAVLSGPTFAKELAMGMPTAIAVASPDGEFLKDLQGKIHCSKSFRVYANHDFTGMQLGGAVKNVIAIGAGMSDGIGFGANARTALITRGLAEMSRLGAALGAHSETFMGMAGLGDLVLTCTDNQSRNRRFGLALGQGKDVQVAQDEIGQVVEGYRNTKEVWMLAQRMGVEMPIVDQIYQVLYQGKDASLAARDLLARDKKTED
- the gpmM gene encoding 2,3-bisphosphoglycerate-independent phosphoglycerate mutase, with protein sequence MSAKKPMALVILDGWGHREDTANNAVANANTPVLDNLFATQPNTLISASGMDVGLPDGQMGNSEVGHTNIGAGRVVYQDLTRITKSIADGEFEQTPALVEAMDKAIKAGKAVHLMGLMSPGGVHSHEDHIYAAVEMAAHRGAEKIYLHCFLDGRDTPPRSAEGSLKRFDELFAKLGKGRVASIVGRYYAMDRDNNWDRVEKAYELLTEEKADFTFDSAVAALEAAYAREENDEFVKPTAIKSEGQESAAIEDGDAVIFMNYRADRARQITRSFVPAFDGFERAKFPAIEFVMLTQYAADIPLAIAFPPASLDNTYGEWLSKAGKTQLRISETEKYAHVTFFFNGGVESEFEGEERSLVASPKVATYDLQPEMSSEELTEKLVAAIKSGKYDVIICNYPNPDMVGHTGVYEAAEKALEAVDACVGKVVEAIKEADGQMLLTADHGNAEMMVDPETGGTHTAHTNLPVPLIYVGNKEVEFVKGGKLSDLAPTMLSLTEMEIPAEMTGQVLVK
- a CDS encoding rhodanese-like domain-containing protein, which encodes MQEYIDFFQGNMMLSVLWVGLAVALVLNIVKTKTAGYKEITSPELTHFINKEDGVVVDIRTKDEFKQGHIAGSVHVLPADIKSGSFGDLEKHKANPIIVICKSGTAAHESANLLAKAEFEKVYLLKGGLMSWSDAKMPLVRGNKKK
- the rpmE gene encoding 50S ribosomal protein L31, translated to MKTGIHPEYKAVTATCSCGNTFEFNSTLGKETIHLDVCDKCHPFYTGKQRIVDTGGRVDRFNKRFGALSSKK
- a CDS encoding murein hydrolase activator EnvC, whose protein sequence is MTLLKSTAFRHFFRKRLSVISCLFLFCFSLSTSASQEELSGVKSEISRQKSSLSSQQKELNGLQKDLKKHELSISKLGQEIKKTQAKLNKANKNLSKFNGQKAKLEAQKATQTETLEKLITTYYITKRQNEAKALLESENGEEEARISQYFQHLAQARAKAIAELDKTSKQLADKNRQLINEKNQIADLLAQQTKKRDQLTKTQKQRKGTVGKIRKNISSNKNYLAELQRNETRLKSEIAKAAKRSAVPMDGLSRQKGKLPWPLKGKILHSYGSRQSGQVNWKGMVIDAYYDQPVKAVYSGTVVFAEYLRGYGLVVLLDHGKGDMTLYGFNQTLLKVEGDKVKAGETIALAGDTGGQPEASLYFEVRRNSKTQNPRKWLTR
- the cysE gene encoding serine O-acetyltransferase, which produces MGQCKPCNVWRRIVKEAREQAEQEPMLASFYHATIIKHDSLGAALSYILANKLKTASMPAMAVREVVEEAFANDPAITESAACDICATVSRDPAVGLYSTPLLYLKGYHALQGYRVSNYLWKQGRIALATYLQNQISVACQVDAHPAARIGKGIMLDHATGIVIGETAVVEDDVSILQNVTLGGTGKECGDRHPKIREGVMIGAGSKILGNIEVGVGAKIGSGSVVLQAVPEHTTVAGVPAKIVGRPTSDKPSEDMDQRFNGKSEPLVDGSGI